One Desulfovibrionales bacterium genomic region harbors:
- a CDS encoding cytochrome c biogenesis protein ResB, which produces MKPENSPSVPPEKKQPVWKSLASVNLTIFLLIFLAVSSIVGTLIPQNEPPAMYVQRYGYGTYQLLDSLSLLDLYHSGWFRLLLLLLALNLIVCTTDRLRHVWDIVFPKEKRLNENAVLTKPGTRALKYKANPSVVKAALLPILSGNLGDLNETTTGSTTILWREKGRLSRLGVYVVHLSVVIFYIAGIASSLGGFMTSINLPEGAAVEQVPLPNTNVGYNLGFALRVDKFEAQFYPTGEPRDYRSDITIIENGKPVLNGNIRVNQPLTYRGITFYQASYGRFPKTIELNLVDKTSGKIIPLSVPFGQEAILPDGLGTLRSLRVEPNVMDMGPAVQMLLTSPEGGQTDLWIFKNNPDFGRVKKLPYRFLVTEVREGFYTGLQVAKEPGILFVWAGSILMVLGIAVTFFMSHRKIWAVLEKKGEGTTVTIGGQTNKNKLGLEERLDNLYLQLQKADIK; this is translated from the coding sequence ATGAAACCGGAAAACAGCCCGTCAGTACCACCTGAAAAAAAACAACCTGTCTGGAAATCTCTCGCCTCGGTTAACCTCACCATATTTCTACTTATATTTCTCGCGGTAAGCTCTATTGTCGGGACTCTTATCCCTCAAAATGAGCCTCCCGCTATGTATGTTCAGCGGTATGGGTATGGCACTTACCAGCTTTTGGATTCGTTATCTCTTCTGGACCTCTATCACTCGGGTTGGTTTAGACTCCTTCTCCTTCTCCTGGCGCTGAACCTTATCGTCTGTACTACGGACAGGCTCCGGCATGTCTGGGATATTGTTTTCCCAAAAGAAAAGAGGCTTAACGAAAACGCTGTCCTGACCAAGCCAGGGACGAGGGCCTTAAAATATAAAGCGAACCCTTCCGTGGTTAAGGCCGCACTCTTGCCCATTCTTTCAGGTAATCTGGGCGACCTGAACGAGACTACCACCGGCTCAACAACAATTCTCTGGCGAGAAAAGGGAAGGTTATCCCGTCTCGGCGTCTATGTTGTGCATCTTAGTGTCGTTATTTTCTATATTGCCGGGATAGCGAGCTCTCTGGGTGGGTTCATGACCAGCATTAATCTGCCGGAAGGGGCGGCGGTGGAACAGGTGCCCCTGCCTAATACTAACGTAGGCTATAACCTGGGCTTTGCCCTCCGCGTTGACAAGTTTGAGGCCCAGTTTTATCCCACCGGCGAACCAAGGGATTACCGCAGCGACATAACCATTATCGAAAACGGGAAGCCGGTTTTGAACGGCAACATCCGGGTCAACCAGCCTCTTACGTACAGAGGTATCACTTTTTATCAGGCCTCTTACGGCCGCTTCCCAAAGACGATTGAACTTAATCTGGTTGATAAAACCAGCGGGAAAATCATTCCGCTTTCTGTTCCATTCGGCCAGGAGGCCATTTTGCCTGATGGGCTGGGCACCCTCCGTTCATTACGGGTTGAACCGAATGTGATGGATATGGGCCCCGCGGTTCAGATGCTGCTGACCAGCCCTGAGGGAGGACAAACCGACCTTTGGATATTCAAAAACAACCCGGACTTTGGACGGGTCAAGAAATTACCGTACCGGTTTCTTGTAACTGAGGTAAGGGAAGGTTTCTACACCGGCCTCCAGGTAGCCAAGGAACCGGGCATCCTCTTTGTCTGGGCCGGCAGTATATTAATGGTATTGGGAATTGCCGTGACCTTTTTCATGTCACACCGTAAGATATGGGCTGTGCTGGAGAAAAAAGGCGAGGGGACAACGGTTACCATCGGCGGCCAGACAAATAAAAACAAACTGGGGTTGGAAGAAAGGCTTGATAATCTCTACCTGCAACTCCAGAAAGCCGATATAAAATAA
- a CDS encoding cytochrome c biogenesis protein: MLSSKILAVVTFSYLAAVIFYLSALIFKTKIGQRIASVVTIGTFVAHTAAIILRWVESHNLGIGHAPFANFYESLVFFAWAIILIHFIAEYKYKLAHAGVFTVPFAFLGLAYASFSPTISSRIEPLVPALQSNWLIAHVITCFIGYGAFAVSCGLSIAYLFKRSDDKKDLDTLNYRVIVFGFLFLTAGIATGSIWAHSAWGAYWQWDPKETWSLITWFVYAIILHVRLRGWHGKKIALLSIGGFLSVLFTYFGVNFLLSGLHSYIN; this comes from the coding sequence ATGCTGAGTTCGAAGATTCTCGCTGTCGTAACGTTCAGCTATCTTGCGGCAGTGATATTTTATCTGAGCGCCCTGATCTTTAAGACAAAAATCGGCCAGCGGATCGCTTCGGTTGTCACTATAGGCACCTTTGTTGCACATACCGCTGCCATTATTTTACGCTGGGTTGAATCCCACAACCTCGGGATCGGCCATGCCCCATTTGCCAATTTTTATGAGTCCCTGGTCTTCTTTGCCTGGGCAATAATTTTGATCCATTTTATTGCTGAATATAAATATAAACTCGCCCACGCAGGCGTGTTCACGGTACCTTTTGCCTTCCTCGGTCTGGCCTACGCCTCGTTTTCACCGACTATTTCAAGCCGCATTGAACCGCTTGTCCCGGCCTTGCAGAGCAACTGGCTCATTGCCCATGTCATCACCTGCTTTATCGGTTATGGCGCATTCGCTGTTTCCTGTGGCCTGAGTATCGCGTACCTGTTTAAAAGATCCGATGACAAAAAAGACCTGGATACCCTTAACTATCGGGTGATTGTCTTTGGTTTTCTGTTTCTTACCGCCGGCATCGCAACCGGTTCCATCTGGGCACACTCGGCCTGGGGGGCCTACTGGCAATGGGACCCTAAAGAAACCTGGTCTCTGATTACGTGGTTTGTCTATGCGATCATCCTTCATGTCCGTCTGCGCGGCTGGCATGGCAAAAAGATCGCCCTGCTCTCCATTGGCGGCTTTCTGTCGGTGCTCTTTACTTATTTTGGCGTCAATTTCCTCCTCTCCGGCCTGCACAGCTATATAAATTAA
- a CDS encoding AMP nucleosidase, protein MLERLEIAKCWLPRYTGMPIDLFGDYILLTNFRYYLTNFAEKFKCDIYGDNKPMQAATNNSGLTIVHFGIGTANVATITDLLSARHPKGALFLGKCGGLKRSTEIGNFILPIAAIRGEGTSNDYFPPEVPALPSFKLHKFVSEKIMEHGHEYRTGVVYTTNRRLWEHDQRFQNRLKQMTCIAIDMETATFFIVGHYNEISRGALLLVSDLPLTPEGVKTEELDERVTAQWSEIHLQIGIEAMTEIGEKGEQIKHFRY, encoded by the coding sequence ATGCTTGAGCGACTTGAGATCGCCAAGTGCTGGCTCCCCCGTTATACCGGAATGCCCATCGATCTTTTCGGCGACTATATTCTTCTGACCAACTTCCGGTACTACCTCACGAACTTTGCCGAAAAGTTTAAATGCGATATATACGGGGACAACAAGCCGATGCAGGCCGCGACCAACAACAGCGGTCTGACCATAGTCCACTTCGGCATCGGAACGGCCAACGTTGCGACCATAACGGATTTGCTCAGCGCCCGCCACCCCAAGGGAGCACTGTTTCTCGGCAAATGCGGAGGGTTGAAGAGATCGACCGAGATTGGCAACTTCATCCTCCCAATCGCAGCCATAAGGGGCGAAGGCACCAGCAACGACTATTTCCCGCCTGAAGTGCCTGCGCTTCCGTCCTTCAAGCTGCATAAGTTCGTCTCTGAAAAAATTATGGAGCACGGGCATGAATACCGGACCGGGGTAGTTTACACGACAAATCGTCGCCTGTGGGAACACGACCAGCGTTTCCAAAATCGGCTTAAGCAAATGACCTGTATAGCCATTGATATGGAGACAGCGACGTTCTTCATCGTGGGCCACTACAACGAGATATCCCGGGGGGCGCTCCTGCTGGTATCCGACCTTCCGCTTACACCTGAAGGGGTCAAGACAGAAGAATTGGACGAACGCGTGACCGCGCAATGGTCTGAAATACACCTTCAGATTGGTATTGAGGCGATGACGGAGATTGGAGAAAAGGGTGAGCAGATCAAACACTTCAGATACTGA
- a CDS encoding ATP-binding protein gives MTTVEEFDRWLRQPEDRDIEFKKAEYTFSKDKGLPDYCAAMANEGGGRLILGVNNNRQVVGTRAFEGTGVYCPLLTVHPKNMLESAQI, from the coding sequence ATGACGACGGTGGAAGAATTTGATAGGTGGCTGAGACAGCCTGAAGACAGAGACATTGAATTCAAGAAAGCAGAGTATACCTTCAGTAAGGATAAGGGCCTGCCCGACTACTGCGCCGCAATGGCCAATGAAGGAGGCGGGAGGCTGATTCTCGGTGTAAACAATAACAGGCAGGTTGTCGGCACAAGGGCGTTTGAAGGGACTGGGGTGTACTGTCCACTATTGACAGTACACCCCAAGAATATGCTAGAATCTGCCCAGATTTAG